The following is a genomic window from Halorientalis litorea.
CTTCGGCCGCGTATTGCTCCTGGAGGTCGGGGTCATCGACCATGCCAAGATTGCCGGGTTCAGCATCGACTGCTGCTGTCGTATCTCGGACGTCGGTGAAGGACGTGAGTGCGCGTTCCTTCCGATAGTACTGTTCTCCATCGGGTGTTGCGTAGGTGAGGATGATCAGGTTCTGCTCGTCATCGGAGTACGTCCGTTCGACAAGCCAAACACGAACGTCATCTTCAGACTGATTTGACATACTTAGACGTCCCCCGATATCCACTAAGGGATTGGTGTTACGGCTTGCCGAGACTCGCTGTCTCGAAGGGTGATTCTCCGGTCGGAATGAGCAGCTCCTGTCGGTCTCCGACCCGCTCAGCGAGCTTCCGTTTCAGATACTGTATCGCCGTTGACGGCGTGAAGACGCCCTTATCGAGCATGTCGCCGACGACGTCTTTGAGGGCCGCGAACTGTCCCTGTAGGTGGCCGTCGCCGACCGGCTTGCCGTCGTACCAGCGCACCGTCGCGAGCGCGCCGTTCCCGACGGTCTCTCCCTGTTCGACCGTCTCCGAGTCGTACTGCAGCCCGAACCACAGCGTCCGATAGGCGGTCACCTCGAAGGTGGGTGACACCACGAAGATCGCCTCGTGGTGGAGATAGTCGAGGTGGTCCGCGACGATCTCGTCGAGGGTGAGCCCGGTGGCACGGGACTTCGGCTTGACGACCGACGACGGACGATCCTCGCCGGCGAGGTAGCCGTCGACGCCATCTGCTTCGAG
Proteins encoded in this region:
- a CDS encoding DUF6735 family protein; translated protein: MGHRALVAYERTDGQYTLHYSHWGAANLKLKHRISAETPFGGDDTDSKWAKQLLAELADGLEADGVDGYLAGEDRPSSVVKPKSRATGLTLDEIVADHLDYLHHEAIFVVSPTFEVTAYRTLWFGLQYDSETVEQGETVGNGALATVRWYDGKPVGDGHLQGQFAALKDVVGDMLDKGVFTPSTAIQYLKRKLAERVGDRQELLIPTGESPFETASLGKP